The proteins below come from a single Candidatus Methylomirabilota bacterium genomic window:
- the rplW gene encoding 50S ribosomal protein L23: MSRPARAILLRPLMTEKTMRQKEEQNTVTFKVRPDANKVEIRTAVEEVFNVKVASVRTASFEGKLKRMGRFQGRRPDWKKAIVTLQPGHKIELVEGA; this comes from the coding sequence ATGAGCCGGCCGGCCCGCGCGATCCTGCTCCGCCCGCTCATGACCGAGAAGACCATGCGGCAGAAGGAAGAGCAGAACACCGTCACGTTCAAGGTGCGCCCGGACGCGAACAAGGTGGAGATCCGCACCGCGGTCGAGGAGGTCTTCAACGTCAAGGTCGCCTCGGTCCGGACCGCGTCGTTCGAGGGCAAGCTGAAGCGGATGGGCCGCTTCCAGGGCCGGCGCCCGGACTGGAAGAAGGCGATCGTGACGCTCCAGCCCGGCCACAAGATCGAGCTCGTCGAGGGGGCCTGA
- the rplD gene encoding 50S ribosomal protein L4 produces the protein MATVPVLDAKGKKAGTLEVRPEVFGVEIRVPLLHQAVTRELADRRAGTHDTKGRSEVSGGGRKPWKQKGTGRARQGSIRAPQWKGGGKAFGPTPRSYAQDLPRTMRREALRAAVAARIADGALAVIEALDGADAKTKSLVARLGALGLRAEPTLLVVRELGEGLARASRNVPWLEVETPAHVSVYQLLRARRVVFERAGLQALEEALKA, from the coding sequence ATGGCGACCGTGCCCGTGCTGGACGCGAAGGGGAAGAAGGCGGGGACGCTCGAGGTCCGGCCCGAGGTCTTCGGCGTCGAGATCCGCGTGCCGCTCCTCCACCAGGCCGTGACGCGCGAGCTCGCCGACCGGCGCGCGGGGACCCACGACACGAAGGGGCGGAGCGAGGTCTCGGGGGGCGGCCGGAAGCCGTGGAAGCAGAAGGGGACCGGCCGCGCCCGGCAGGGCTCGATCCGCGCGCCGCAGTGGAAGGGCGGCGGCAAGGCGTTCGGCCCGACGCCGCGGAGCTACGCGCAGGACCTGCCCCGCACGATGCGGCGCGAGGCGCTGCGCGCCGCCGTCGCCGCGCGGATCGCCGACGGCGCGCTCGCCGTGATCGAGGCGCTCGACGGCGCCGACGCGAAGACGAAGTCGCTCGTCGCCCGGCTCGGCGCCCTCGGGCTCCGCGCCGAGCCGACGCTCCTGGTGGTGCGCGAGCTCGGCGAAGGCCTCGCCCGCGCCTCGCGCAACGTGCCGTGGCTCGAGGTGGAGACGCCGGCGCACGTCTCCGTCTACCAGCTCCTGCGCGCGCGGCGGGTGGTGTTCGAGCGCGCGGGGCTCCAGGCCCTCGAGGAGGCGCTCAAGGCATGA